In Capsicum annuum cultivar UCD-10X-F1 chromosome 11, UCD10Xv1.1, whole genome shotgun sequence, one genomic interval encodes:
- the LOC107848447 gene encoding cytosolic sulfotransferase 12, whose amino-acid sequence MATSQTSPPIPPKYLQEDDLSEECKKFLSTLPKEKAWIGSYMYNYQGFWVADRIIQGVIACQQQFQAHDSDIILVTNPKSGTTWLKSLLFALVNRKKHSIFEQNHPLLVKNSHDLVPFLEHRIYGDDHDRNYSSFTLPRLFSTHLPFTSLPKSVQDTSTKIVYLCRNPRDSFISLWHFTNSLRLHYKDTNSIEEMFDLFCRGMSPYGPFWNHVLDYWKQSIEKPNKVHFFMYEEIKAQPKLQLKRLAEFLECPFSLEEENCGVVDEILRMCSFENLSNLEVNKNGKSSLSEAEYKLFFRKGKVGDWKNHFTKEMSEKLNHVIEQQFQGSGLRFSYI is encoded by the coding sequence AAAAAGCATGGATTGGATCATATATGTACAACTACCAAGGTTTTTGGGTAGCGGACAGGATAATCCAAGGTGTGATTGCATGTCAACAACAATTTCAAGCTCATGATAGTGATATCATCCTTGTTACAAATCCTAAATCAGGAACCACTTGGTTAAAATCACTTTTGTTTGCTCTAGTAAATCGAAAGAAACATTctatttttgaacaaaatcacCCTTTACTTGTCAAAAATTCTCATGATCTTGTTCCATTCTTGGAACATAGAATCTATGGTGATGATCATGACCGTAATTATTCATCCTTCACTTTACCTAGACTTTTCTCAACTCATTTGCCCTTTACGTCATTACCGAAGTCTGTTCAAGATACAAGCACCAAAATTGTTTATTTATGTAGAAATCCTAGGGACAGTTTTATTTCCTTGTGGCATTTTACAAACAGTTTAAGACTTCACTATAAAGATACCAATTCCATAGAGGAAATGTTTGATCTTTTTTGTAGGGGGATGAGCCCTTATGGACCGTTTTGGAATCACGTGTTGGATTATTGGAAGCAAAGCATAGAAAAGCCTAACAAAGTACATTTCTTTATGTATGAAGAAATTAAAGCGCAACCCAAACTTCAGCTTAAACGCTTGGCCGAATTCTTGGAATGTCCGTTTTCCTTAGAGGAAGAAAATTGTGGAGTGGTGGATGAAATATTAAGAATGTGTAGCTTTGAGAATTTGAGCAATTTGGAGGTGAATAAAAATGGGAAATCGTCATTGTCTGAAGCGGAATATAAACTGTTCTTTCGCAAAGGGAAAGTTGGAGATTGGAAGAATCATTTTACTAAAGAAATGAGTGAGAAACTCAATCACGTTATTGAACAACAGTTCCAAGGATCTGGATTAAGATTTTCATACATTTGA